The Anolis carolinensis isolate JA03-04 chromosome 2, rAnoCar3.1.pri, whole genome shotgun sequence genome has a window encoding:
- the LOC134296585 gene encoding uncharacterized protein LOC134296585 produces the protein MFMFPTVKVPGDTTKSLVCSFRSGCGELTLSQEYGRHPAVAVRCSMQVEDEELLGAGGGRSERATPETDAEFHQLAALASSTAYAQPNGVTQRRGVVRGDSTGGEEGSPSPGPQKMVFLEERMSAMETTLAVMSRAMERLAVLAEPERGRELRASSMWDVSMGSSQGFADLPAPKGREMLKEPGARPKIQTSLTRVEESDDEGEKPPRIPATLPTETLVPLANAGRGTGQREAAAGPTGPRGGLRRAEDWGLPPQGPLPRREELRIEFGGESSELDFFLTTVRGYMEDNAHTFRTESSRVRAIGAVLKRGAASWYVQLHARRDPCLGSLRRFMGALETRFRDPLEQIRAREELKTVSQGQRSVSEYAEEFQCLAEKVPEWSAVTKIELFKEGLRREILSWAVHRDEPDTLRGWIQLAGRVETSLAQARRHRGGLQQRPQMKEGSRKEGSTPAGRRTEPTGNVSTSRRGCFVCGRLGHRAAECWQRKGEGGGPPKPRAVAGKRAEEEPPMRHHSGGVGRRGGGRHVRTLLLEPGCGSEFQGH, from the exons atgttcatgtttcctacagtaaaagttcctggtgataccacaaagagtctcgtgtgttcattcaggagcggctgtggtgagctgacactaagccaagaatacggacgccatcccgctgtagcggtgaggtgtagcatgcaagtggaggatgaagagctcttgggcgccggaggaggaaggtcggaaagggccactcccgagacggacgctgagttccaccagctggcggccctggcgtcatccaccgcttatgcccagccaaatggggtaacccagaggcgcggagtggtacggggagatagcaccggaggagaggaaggttcaccttccccaggcccgcaaaagatggtgtttctggaggagaggatgtcggcgatggagaccaccctggcagtgatgtcgagggcgatggagcgcctggcggttttggcggagccggagcgaggaagggaactccgggctagctcaatgtgggacgtgagcatgggaagcagccagggctttgcagacctcccagcaccgaagggaagggaaatgctaaaggagcccggtgcccggcccaagatccaaacgagcctgacgcgggtggaggagagtgacgacgaaggggaaaagcctccgagaatcccggctacgctcccaactgagaccctggtgcccctggcgaatgccgggcgtggcacaggacaaagggaagcagcagcggggcccactggcccgcgagggggcttgcgacgggcggaggattggggattgccaccacagggacccctaccgagacgagaggaactaaggatcgagtttgggggagagtcctctgaactggattttttcctgaccacggtgaggggctatatggaggacaatgcccacactttcagaacggaatccagccgggtacgggccattggtgcggtgttgaagaggggagcggccagctggtacgttcaactacacgcgcggcgcgacccatgtctggggtcactccgacgctttatgggggccctggagacccgtttccgagatccactggagcagatccgggcgagggaggagttgaagaccgtctcccaggggcagaggtcggtatctgagtatgcggaggagttccaatgcctcgctgaaaaggtgccggaatggtctgcagtgacaaagatagaactcttcaaagaggggctcaggcgggagatcctctcctgggcggtgcatcgtgatgagcctgacacactgcgcggatggattcagctggcggggcgcgtcgagacatcgctggcccaggcgaggaggcaccgaggagggctacagcagcggccgcagatgaaagaggggagccggaaggagggatcaaccccagccgggaggagaacggagccgacagggaacgtgagcaccagcaggaggggctgcttcgtgtgcggccgtttgggccacagggctgccgagtgctggcagagaaaaggggaaggcggaggcccgcccaaaccaagagccgtggcagggaaacgcgccgaggaagaaccaccgatgaggcaccactcggggggggttg gacgaaggggaggaggacgccatgtcagaaccctgctactagagcctggatgtggctctgagtttcagggtcactga